A genomic window from Micromonospora violae includes:
- the mfd gene encoding transcription-repair coupling factor, with amino-acid sequence MLTGLFTAALADPGLARARDLARSGAAQVDGLDITAPAALRPFAVAAVAADNDGAGRPVLAVTATTREADDLAAALGGLLPAEQVVVFPSWETLPHERLSPRSDTVGRRLAVLRRLAHPDSADAHGRTGPLRVVVAPVRSLLQPQLKGLGDLEPVQLAAGEEADLEDVARRLIDMAYARVDLVTKRGEFAVRGGILDVFPPTDEHPSRVEFWGDEVEEIRTFAVADQRTIEQVPLLWAPPCRELLLTPSVRDRAAALAEQHPELAEILDKLAEGIPVEGMESLAPVLVGPDSLELLLDAMPAGTHVLLCDPERIRTRAHDLVRTSEEFLQASWAAAAVGGQAPVDVGAAAFRTLGEVRAAAGKLGQPWWTLSPFGLMEGETAETRQPWEDAPEEAAVTPDDAIAVTLAAQPAPLYHGETARVVEDLKRWSGEGWSIALVFEGHGPAQRAVEVLRDAGLGARLTEEVPTAPVPGDLVVTCGALSSGFVDEASRFVLLTGNDVTGGRGTSTRDMRKMPSRRRNTIDPLELKAGDYVVHEQHGIGRYVELVQRTVNGASREYLVIEYAASKRGQPGDRLFVPTDQLDQLSRYVGGEQPTLHKMGGSDWQKSKARARKAVREIAAQLIQLYAARKASKGHSFGPDTPWQRELEDAFPWQETPDQLAAIDEVKRDMEQTVPMDRLICGDVGYGKTEIAVRAAFKAVQDGKQVAVLVPTTLLVQQHYNTFAERMSQFPVQIRQLSRFQTAKETERTLEMVADGTVDIVIGTHRLLQTATRFKQLGLVIVDEEQRFGVEHKEHLKTLRASVDVLSMSATPIPRTLEMAITGIREMSTIATPPEERHPVLTFVGAQDDRQVAASIHRELLRDGQVFYLHNRVESIDRAARRLRELVPEARVAVAHGQMTEDALEKVMVGFWEKEFDVLVCTTIVESGIDIPNANTLIVERADLLGLAQLHQIRGRVGRGRERAYAYFLYPPEKPLTEHAHERLATIAQHTELGAGMYVAMKDLEIRGAGNLLGGEQSGHIEGVGFDLYVRMVGEAVSAFKGERPEEETDVKIDLPVDAHLPHDYVAVERLRLEMYRKLAEARDEERLREVIAEMTDRYGEPPAPVQNLVEVARFRLLARRYGLTDVSMQGKHVRFGPLPLPDSKQLRLKRYHPDAVYKQATDQVSVPRPSTRRIGGEPLRDQALLQWCAQLLSDVLGAPAPLAVAASA; translated from the coding sequence ATGCTCACCGGTCTGTTCACCGCCGCCCTGGCCGACCCCGGGCTGGCCCGGGCGCGTGACCTGGCGCGCTCCGGTGCCGCCCAGGTCGACGGCCTCGACATCACCGCCCCGGCGGCGCTGCGCCCGTTCGCCGTCGCGGCGGTCGCCGCCGACAACGACGGCGCCGGGCGACCGGTGCTGGCGGTGACCGCCACCACCCGGGAGGCCGACGACCTGGCCGCCGCGCTCGGCGGGTTGCTGCCGGCCGAGCAGGTGGTCGTCTTCCCCTCCTGGGAGACGCTGCCGCACGAGCGGCTGTCCCCACGCTCGGACACGGTGGGCCGGCGGCTGGCCGTGCTGCGCCGGCTGGCGCACCCCGATTCGGCCGACGCGCACGGCCGCACCGGGCCGCTGCGGGTGGTCGTCGCCCCGGTCCGTTCACTGCTCCAGCCCCAGCTGAAGGGCCTCGGTGATCTGGAACCGGTGCAGCTCGCCGCCGGCGAGGAGGCGGATCTGGAGGACGTCGCCCGCCGGCTGATCGACATGGCGTACGCCCGGGTCGACCTGGTCACCAAGCGCGGCGAGTTCGCGGTGCGCGGCGGCATCCTGGACGTCTTCCCGCCCACCGACGAGCACCCGTCCCGGGTCGAGTTCTGGGGCGACGAGGTGGAGGAGATCCGCACCTTCGCCGTGGCCGATCAGCGGACCATCGAGCAGGTTCCGCTGCTCTGGGCGCCCCCCTGCCGGGAGTTGCTGCTCACCCCGTCGGTCCGTGACCGGGCCGCCGCGCTCGCCGAGCAGCACCCCGAGCTGGCCGAGATCCTCGACAAGCTGGCCGAGGGCATCCCGGTGGAGGGGATGGAGTCCCTCGCTCCGGTACTGGTCGGCCCCGACTCGCTGGAGTTGCTGCTGGACGCCATGCCGGCCGGCACCCACGTGCTGCTCTGCGACCCGGAGCGGATCCGCACGAGGGCGCACGACCTGGTGCGTACCTCGGAGGAGTTCCTGCAGGCCAGCTGGGCCGCCGCCGCGGTCGGCGGCCAGGCCCCGGTGGACGTCGGCGCCGCCGCCTTCCGCACCCTCGGCGAGGTACGCGCGGCCGCCGGCAAGCTCGGTCAGCCGTGGTGGACGCTGTCCCCGTTCGGTCTGATGGAGGGGGAGACGGCCGAGACGCGGCAGCCCTGGGAGGACGCACCCGAGGAGGCCGCCGTCACGCCGGACGACGCCATCGCGGTGACCCTGGCCGCCCAGCCGGCACCGCTCTACCACGGCGAGACCGCACGGGTGGTCGAGGACCTCAAGCGCTGGTCCGGTGAGGGCTGGTCGATCGCGCTGGTCTTCGAAGGGCACGGCCCCGCCCAGCGGGCGGTGGAGGTGCTGCGCGACGCCGGCCTGGGTGCCCGGTTGACCGAGGAGGTGCCGACCGCGCCCGTCCCCGGCGATCTGGTGGTCACCTGTGGCGCGCTGAGCAGCGGGTTCGTCGACGAGGCGTCCCGCTTCGTGCTGCTCACCGGCAACGACGTGACCGGCGGTCGGGGCACCTCGACGCGGGACATGCGCAAGATGCCGAGCCGTCGGCGCAACACCATCGACCCGCTGGAGCTGAAGGCCGGCGACTACGTGGTGCACGAGCAGCACGGCATCGGCCGGTACGTGGAGTTGGTGCAGCGCACCGTCAACGGCGCCAGCCGCGAATACCTGGTCATCGAGTACGCGGCCAGCAAGCGGGGCCAGCCCGGCGACCGGTTGTTCGTCCCGACCGACCAGCTCGACCAGCTCTCCCGCTACGTGGGCGGGGAGCAGCCGACCCTGCACAAGATGGGCGGCTCGGACTGGCAGAAGTCCAAGGCCCGGGCCCGCAAGGCGGTTCGAGAGATCGCCGCGCAGCTCATCCAGCTCTACGCCGCCCGCAAGGCGTCCAAGGGGCACTCGTTCGGCCCGGACACGCCGTGGCAGCGTGAGCTGGAGGACGCCTTCCCCTGGCAGGAGACCCCGGACCAGCTCGCCGCGATCGACGAGGTCAAGCGGGACATGGAGCAGACCGTCCCGATGGACCGGCTGATCTGCGGTGATGTCGGCTACGGCAAGACCGAGATCGCGGTCCGGGCGGCGTTCAAGGCGGTGCAGGACGGTAAGCAGGTGGCGGTGCTGGTGCCGACCACCCTGCTGGTGCAGCAGCACTACAACACGTTCGCCGAGCGGATGAGCCAGTTCCCCGTCCAGATCCGGCAGCTGTCCCGGTTCCAGACGGCGAAGGAGACCGAGCGGACGCTGGAGATGGTCGCCGACGGCACCGTCGACATCGTCATCGGTACGCACCGGCTGTTGCAGACGGCGACCCGCTTCAAGCAGTTGGGTCTGGTGATCGTCGACGAGGAGCAGCGCTTCGGTGTCGAGCACAAGGAGCACCTGAAGACGCTGCGCGCGTCGGTCGACGTGCTCAGCATGTCCGCCACGCCGATCCCGCGCACCCTGGAGATGGCGATCACCGGCATCCGGGAGATGTCCACCATCGCCACCCCACCGGAGGAGCGGCACCCGGTGCTCACCTTCGTCGGCGCGCAGGACGACCGGCAGGTGGCCGCGTCCATCCACCGCGAGTTGCTCCGCGACGGGCAGGTCTTCTACCTGCACAACCGGGTCGAGTCGATCGACCGGGCCGCGCGGCGGCTGCGGGAGCTGGTCCCCGAGGCGCGGGTCGCCGTGGCGCACGGCCAGATGACCGAGGACGCCCTGGAGAAGGTCATGGTCGGCTTCTGGGAGAAGGAGTTCGACGTCCTGGTCTGCACCACGATCGTCGAGTCGGGCATCGACATCCCGAACGCCAACACGTTGATCGTGGAGCGGGCCGACCTGCTCGGCCTGGCCCAGCTGCACCAGATCCGGGGCCGGGTCGGCCGGGGCCGGGAGCGGGCGTACGCCTACTTCCTCTACCCGCCGGAGAAGCCGCTCACCGAGCACGCTCACGAGCGGTTGGCGACCATCGCCCAGCACACCGAGTTGGGTGCCGGCATGTACGTGGCCATGAAGGACCTGGAGATCCGGGGCGCCGGCAATCTGCTCGGCGGCGAGCAGTCCGGGCACATCGAGGGCGTCGGCTTCGACCTGTACGTGCGGATGGTCGGCGAGGCGGTCTCCGCGTTCAAGGGTGAGCGGCCGGAGGAGGAGACCGATGTCAAGATCGACCTGCCGGTCGACGCGCACCTGCCCCACGACTACGTGGCCGTGGAGCGGCTGCGCCTGGAGATGTACCGCAAGCTCGCCGAGGCGCGCGACGAGGAGCGGCTGCGTGAGGTGATCGCCGAGATGACCGACCGGTACGGCGAGCCGCCGGCCCCAGTGCAGAACCTGGTGGAGGTGGCCCGGTTCCGGTTGCTGGCCCGCCGCTACGGTCTGACCGACGTGTCCATGCAGGGCAAGCACGTACGCTTCGGTCCACTGCCGTTGCCGGACTCGAAGCAGTTGCGGCTCAAGCGCTACCACCCGGATGCCGTCTACAAGCAGGCCACCGACCAGGTCAGCGTGCCCCGACCGAGCACGCGTCGGATCGGCGGTGAGCCGCTGCGGGATCAGGCGCTGCTCCAGTGGTGCGCGCAGCTGCTCTCCGATGTGCTCGGTGCCCCCGCCCCACTGGCCGTCGCCGCGAGCGCCTGA
- a CDS encoding DUF885 domain-containing protein — protein MEAFGVLAERVVEALLESRPGVATAAGDHRFDDRLPDLSADGLTADRAMLSDAANALSELDPDSLDVDEQVDHALLTSFVDRELFELTEIRAHEWDPLRHNPGPLLHPLLARPYAPVEVRLTQLAGRLAAVPDALATARATLRDMPRIHAETAVGQFTGTAALIRDELPALLAQAPSHLDRVEPAATAAIAALDEFVAWLRTGLAADAGPGRDPRLGRRRWEARLWHTLDTELGAAEIQRRAWANLDRVTAQIREAAVELVGGPADDATVRRALDLLAAEHPNDATIVELAGVTLDEATDFVRAHDLVTLVDDRCVIQEMPEFARGVAVAYCDAPGPLEAAALPTFYCIAPTPSDWPAQRVESFYREYNDHMIRNLTVHEAVPGHFLQLAHARRYVGGTRVRALAESGPFIEGWAVYAEEVMTGLGFGGLPVRLQQLKMQLRMTINALLDQLVHAEELPEAEAMALMTGRGFQEEGEAAGKWRRAQLTSTQLSTYFVGYSEMAEIAAARPDGVSVRDWHDAMLAHDCPPPRHLRTLLGL, from the coding sequence GTGGAAGCGTTTGGGGTGCTGGCTGAGCGGGTCGTCGAAGCGCTGTTGGAGTCGCGGCCGGGGGTCGCCACCGCTGCCGGGGATCACCGGTTCGACGATCGCCTGCCGGACCTGTCCGCCGACGGGTTGACCGCCGACCGGGCGATGCTCTCCGACGCGGCCAACGCGCTGTCCGAACTGGACCCGGATTCCCTCGACGTCGACGAGCAGGTCGACCACGCGCTGCTCACCTCATTCGTGGACCGCGAGCTGTTCGAGCTGACCGAGATCCGCGCGCACGAGTGGGATCCGCTGCGACACAACCCCGGCCCACTCCTGCACCCGCTGCTGGCCCGCCCGTACGCCCCCGTGGAGGTGCGGCTGACCCAACTGGCCGGCCGGCTCGCCGCCGTACCGGACGCCCTCGCCACCGCCCGCGCGACGCTGCGGGACATGCCGCGGATCCATGCGGAGACGGCGGTCGGGCAGTTCACCGGCACGGCCGCCCTGATCCGCGACGAGCTGCCGGCGCTGCTCGCCCAGGCACCGAGTCACCTCGACCGGGTCGAGCCGGCGGCCACCGCCGCGATCGCCGCGCTGGACGAGTTCGTCGCCTGGCTGCGCACCGGTCTGGCCGCCGATGCCGGCCCTGGCCGTGACCCGCGACTGGGCCGGCGTCGCTGGGAGGCCCGACTCTGGCACACCCTCGACACCGAGCTGGGCGCCGCCGAGATCCAGCGGCGCGCCTGGGCCAACCTGGACCGGGTCACCGCGCAGATCCGCGAGGCCGCCGTCGAGCTGGTCGGCGGCCCGGCCGACGACGCGACAGTACGTCGGGCGCTGGACCTGCTCGCCGCCGAGCACCCGAACGACGCGACAATCGTCGAGCTGGCCGGGGTGACGCTGGACGAGGCGACCGATTTCGTCCGGGCGCACGACCTGGTCACCCTGGTCGACGACCGGTGCGTGATCCAGGAGATGCCGGAGTTCGCCCGGGGGGTGGCGGTGGCGTACTGCGACGCGCCCGGCCCGCTGGAGGCTGCCGCGCTACCGACCTTCTACTGCATCGCGCCCACCCCGTCGGACTGGCCGGCGCAGCGGGTCGAGTCGTTCTACCGCGAATACAACGACCACATGATCCGCAATCTGACGGTGCACGAGGCGGTGCCGGGGCACTTCCTCCAGCTCGCCCACGCCCGCCGCTACGTCGGCGGCACCCGGGTCCGCGCGCTGGCCGAGTCCGGCCCGTTCATCGAGGGCTGGGCGGTCTACGCGGAGGAGGTGATGACGGGCCTCGGCTTCGGCGGTCTGCCGGTGCGGTTGCAGCAGCTCAAGATGCAACTCCGGATGACCATCAACGCGCTGCTCGACCAGCTGGTGCACGCCGAGGAGTTGCCCGAGGCCGAGGCGATGGCGTTGATGACCGGGCGCGGTTTCCAGGAGGAGGGCGAGGCGGCCGGCAAGTGGCGGCGCGCGCAGCTCACCTCCACCCAGCTCTCCACGTACTTCGTCGGGTACAGCGAGATGGCCGAGATCGCCGCCGCCCGCCCGGACGGGGTGTCGGTCCGCGACTGGCACGACGCGATGCTCGCCCACGACTGCCCGCCCCCGCGCCACCTGCGCACCCTGCTCGGCCTCTGA
- a CDS encoding cyclase family protein, producing the protein MGEQWRAQFDAEVTFANGGGLRTEGFRLDIPGQNISDEDLAALFVRHLGLLMVADVRISAKTIIEEPHKGGRGVAVDQPTPARRLVELSHVISDGMTTLPGWPGPRITDWLTFAASRERYAPGTEFHVARIDMIANTGTYLDTPAHRWAGQDDLTAVSLDRLADLPGVVVRVPAGTRAVDRLMLAPYEVAGRAVLLHTGWDVHFGTERYGAPEAPYLTGDAAQALVDAGAAVVGIDSINIDDMSATAGGVRPAHSTLLAAGIPIVEHLTGLDALPPSGFRFTAAPPRVAGMGTFPVRAFAIVNP; encoded by the coding sequence ATGGGTGAGCAGTGGCGGGCGCAGTTCGACGCGGAGGTGACCTTCGCCAACGGCGGCGGGCTGCGTACCGAGGGCTTCCGGCTGGACATTCCTGGTCAGAACATCAGCGACGAGGATCTGGCGGCGCTGTTCGTCCGGCACCTGGGGCTGCTGATGGTCGCCGACGTGCGGATCAGCGCCAAGACGATCATCGAGGAGCCGCACAAGGGCGGCCGGGGTGTCGCCGTCGATCAGCCGACGCCCGCCCGGAGGCTGGTCGAGCTGAGCCACGTGATCAGCGACGGGATGACCACCCTGCCGGGTTGGCCGGGCCCCCGGATCACCGACTGGTTGACCTTCGCCGCCTCCCGGGAGCGGTACGCCCCGGGCACCGAGTTCCACGTGGCCCGAATCGACATGATCGCCAACACCGGCACCTACCTGGACACGCCCGCCCACCGCTGGGCCGGCCAGGACGACCTGACCGCTGTGTCGCTGGACCGCCTCGCCGACCTGCCGGGGGTGGTGGTCCGGGTGCCGGCCGGCACCCGAGCGGTGGACCGGCTCATGCTGGCCCCGTACGAGGTGGCCGGCCGGGCGGTGCTGCTGCACACCGGGTGGGACGTGCACTTCGGCACCGAGCGGTACGGCGCGCCGGAAGCGCCGTACCTGACCGGGGACGCCGCCCAGGCGCTGGTCGACGCCGGAGCGGCAGTGGTCGGCATCGACTCGATCAACATCGACGACATGAGCGCGACGGCTGGGGGCGTACGCCCCGCGCACAGCACTCTGCTCGCCGCCGGCATACCGATCGTGGAGCACCTGACCGGCCTGGACGCATTGCCGCCGAGCGGGTTCCGGTTCACCGCGGCCCCGCCGAGGGTGGCCGGCATGGGCACCTTCCCGGTCCGGGCCTTCGCCATCGTCAACCCCTGA
- a CDS encoding nucleoside triphosphate pyrophosphohydrolase, which translates to MTARIVLLVTSPRLPAGLLTAAAWDVVRQHPVLTGADGELVTAVRQAGAEVTVVDGPATQPLLDAVATHGTVVWLAGPTGDEALARELGLRLARQPGLAEMELMYGSWDPPGARLLDAVAVLDRLASPGGDPWKRAQTHRSLAGYLLEESYEAYDAISADDTDALREELGDVLLQVVLHARLAEELPEDERWTIDDVAGGLVDKMIRRNPHVFAGAEVGSLEEITENWERIKRGEKARHSVLDGVALSQPALALAAQILDRAARRGVEVPLPLADAEPDAEARLGASLLAAVAAAREAGLDPEAALRRTTLTQAELIRQTEAPDPR; encoded by the coding sequence ATGACCGCACGGATCGTCCTCCTGGTCACCTCACCCCGGTTGCCCGCCGGCCTGTTGACCGCCGCGGCCTGGGACGTCGTACGCCAGCACCCGGTGTTGACCGGCGCGGACGGCGAGTTGGTCACGGCCGTGCGCCAGGCGGGCGCGGAGGTCACGGTGGTGGACGGCCCGGCGACGCAGCCGTTGCTGGACGCGGTGGCGACGCACGGCACGGTGGTGTGGCTGGCCGGTCCGACGGGCGACGAGGCGCTGGCCCGGGAGTTGGGTCTGCGACTGGCCCGGCAGCCGGGGTTGGCCGAGATGGAGCTGATGTACGGCTCGTGGGATCCGCCCGGTGCCCGGTTGCTCGACGCGGTGGCGGTGCTGGATCGGCTGGCCTCTCCGGGTGGCGACCCGTGGAAGCGGGCGCAGACGCACCGCAGCCTCGCCGGCTATCTGCTGGAGGAGAGCTACGAGGCGTACGACGCGATCAGCGCCGACGACACCGACGCGCTGCGCGAGGAGTTGGGCGACGTGTTGTTGCAGGTGGTGCTGCACGCGCGGCTCGCCGAGGAGTTGCCCGAGGATGAGCGGTGGACCATCGACGACGTGGCCGGTGGCCTGGTCGACAAGATGATCCGGCGCAATCCGCACGTCTTCGCCGGTGCCGAGGTGGGCAGCCTGGAGGAGATCACCGAGAACTGGGAGCGGATCAAGCGCGGGGAGAAGGCCCGGCACTCGGTGCTGGACGGCGTGGCCCTGAGTCAGCCCGCGTTGGCCCTGGCGGCGCAGATCCTGGACCGCGCCGCCCGCCGGGGTGTCGAGGTGCCGCTGCCGCTGGCCGACGCCGAGCCGGACGCCGAGGCGAGGTTGGGTGCCAGCCTGCTGGCCGCGGTGGCCGCAGCCCGCGAGGCCGGCCTGGACCCCGAAGCAGCCCTGCGCCGCACCACCCTGACCCAGGCCGAACTAATCCGCCAAACCGAAGCCCCAGACCCGCGTTGA
- the ppc gene encoding phosphoenolpyruvate carboxylase, whose product MTDQHDHDGPDAALRADIRRLGTLLGQTLARQEGRPLLDLVEDIRAQVRSDAPAAAQRLGGLDVTTGTKLARAFSTYFHLANITEQVHRARDLRRRRAVQGGWLDQAAKMIAERGVPAEEIANAARRLAVRPVFTAHPTEAARRSILSKLRAIADELDTETANAILYGASDEGPANRRLAELLDLMWQTDELRLDRPDPTDEARNAIYYLRDLYAEAAPQVLDDLADTLRTLGVETSPTARPLSFGTWIGGDRDGNPFVTPAVTREVLTIQHEHGIAATEKAMDHLINEVSVSRRLRGVSLDLSASLAADLDVLPEVAQRFRRVNAEEPYRLKARCVKAKLANTRLRLRQGTAHVPGRDYRGSAELIADLDLLRASLARNSGQLTAVGRLASTIRTVSAFGLHLATMDVREHAEAHHAVLAQLYEAVGEVSDYPALTRLERTKLLADELTGRRPLSTLDTSLSEQARKTFDVFGTIREAQDRFGTEVIESYIISMTLGVDDVLAAVVLAREAGLVDVHSGRARIGFVPLLETPAELNAGGELLDELLSLPAYRALVSARGDVQEVMLGYSDSNKEAGITTSQWSIHRAQRALRDVAARHGVHLRLFHGRGGTVGRGGGPTHEAILAQPYGTLDGAIKVTEQGEVISDKYTLPSLARENLELTLAAVLQATLLHTAPRQPAEMLERWDATMDVVSESAFRSYRSLVEDPDLPAYFWASTPTELLGALNIGSRPAKRPNTGAGLSGLRAIPWVFGWTQTRQIVPGWFGVGSGLAAAREAGLADVLAEMHRNWHFFRTFLSNVEMMLTKTDLSIARRYVETLVPKKLHPIFEQIEREYELTKREVLAVTAAPALLENSPVLQRTLAVRDTYLEPLHHLQVALLRQYRESGAAGRAVATAPGGRRAPSDGTALERALLTTVNGIAAGMRNTG is encoded by the coding sequence GTGACCGACCAGCACGACCACGACGGCCCGGACGCCGCACTGCGCGCCGACATCCGCCGACTCGGCACCCTGCTCGGCCAGACCCTGGCCCGCCAGGAGGGTCGCCCACTGCTCGACCTCGTCGAGGACATCCGCGCCCAGGTCCGCTCCGACGCCCCGGCAGCCGCCCAGCGTCTCGGCGGGCTCGACGTGACCACGGGCACCAAGCTGGCCCGCGCCTTCTCCACCTACTTCCACCTGGCCAACATCACGGAGCAGGTGCACCGGGCACGGGATCTGCGCCGCCGCCGCGCGGTGCAGGGCGGCTGGCTGGACCAGGCCGCCAAGATGATCGCCGAGCGCGGGGTGCCGGCCGAGGAAATCGCCAACGCGGCTCGCCGACTGGCGGTACGACCGGTCTTCACCGCGCACCCGACCGAGGCGGCCCGTCGCTCGATCCTGTCCAAGCTGCGGGCGATCGCCGACGAGTTGGACACCGAGACCGCCAACGCGATCCTCTACGGCGCCAGCGACGAGGGCCCGGCCAACCGCCGGCTGGCCGAGTTGCTCGACCTGATGTGGCAGACCGACGAGCTTCGGCTCGACCGGCCGGACCCGACCGACGAGGCCCGCAACGCCATCTACTACCTGCGCGACCTGTACGCCGAGGCCGCCCCGCAGGTGCTCGACGACCTGGCCGACACGTTGCGCACGCTCGGTGTGGAGACCTCACCGACGGCCCGGCCGTTGAGCTTCGGCACCTGGATCGGCGGCGACCGGGACGGCAACCCGTTCGTCACCCCGGCGGTCACCCGCGAGGTGCTGACCATCCAGCACGAGCACGGCATCGCCGCCACCGAGAAGGCGATGGACCACCTGATCAACGAGGTCTCGGTCTCCCGCCGGCTGCGCGGGGTGTCCCTGGACCTCTCCGCCAGCCTCGCCGCCGACCTGGACGTGCTGCCCGAAGTGGCGCAGCGCTTCCGCCGGGTCAACGCGGAGGAGCCGTACCGGCTCAAGGCACGCTGCGTGAAGGCGAAGCTCGCCAACACGCGGCTGCGGTTGCGCCAGGGCACCGCGCACGTGCCCGGCCGGGACTACCGGGGCTCCGCCGAGCTGATCGCCGACCTGGACCTGCTGCGTGCCTCGCTGGCCCGCAACTCCGGGCAGCTCACCGCCGTCGGTCGGCTGGCCTCGACCATCCGCACCGTCTCCGCGTTCGGTCTGCACCTGGCCACCATGGATGTCCGGGAGCACGCCGAGGCGCACCACGCGGTGCTCGCTCAACTCTACGAGGCGGTCGGTGAGGTCTCCGACTACCCGGCGCTGACCCGGCTGGAACGCACCAAGCTGCTCGCCGACGAGCTGACCGGCCGCCGCCCGCTGTCGACCCTGGACACGTCGCTGTCGGAGCAGGCCCGCAAGACGTTCGACGTGTTCGGCACCATCCGGGAGGCACAGGACCGGTTCGGCACCGAGGTCATCGAGTCGTACATCATCTCGATGACCCTCGGCGTCGACGACGTGCTCGCCGCCGTGGTGCTGGCCCGCGAGGCCGGCCTGGTGGACGTGCACAGCGGGCGGGCCCGGATCGGGTTCGTGCCGCTCCTGGAGACCCCGGCCGAGCTGAACGCCGGCGGCGAACTCCTCGACGAGTTGCTGTCGCTGCCCGCGTACCGGGCGCTGGTGAGCGCCCGAGGCGACGTGCAGGAGGTGATGCTGGGCTACTCCGACTCGAACAAGGAAGCCGGGATCACCACCAGCCAGTGGTCGATCCACCGGGCGCAGCGCGCGCTGCGCGACGTGGCCGCCCGGCACGGGGTGCACCTGCGGCTGTTCCACGGCCGGGGCGGCACCGTCGGGCGCGGTGGCGGGCCGACGCACGAGGCGATCCTGGCGCAGCCGTACGGCACGTTGGACGGCGCGATCAAGGTGACCGAGCAGGGCGAGGTGATCTCCGACAAGTACACCCTGCCCTCGCTGGCCCGGGAGAACCTGGAGCTCACCCTCGCCGCGGTGCTCCAGGCGACCCTGCTGCACACCGCACCCCGGCAGCCAGCCGAGATGTTGGAGCGCTGGGACGCGACGATGGACGTGGTCTCCGAGTCGGCGTTCCGGTCCTACCGGTCACTCGTCGAGGATCCGGACCTGCCCGCGTACTTCTGGGCGTCCACCCCCACCGAACTGCTCGGCGCGCTCAACATCGGCTCCCGGCCGGCGAAGCGCCCGAACACCGGCGCCGGGCTGTCCGGGCTGCGGGCCATCCCGTGGGTGTTCGGCTGGACGCAGACCCGCCAGATCGTGCCGGGCTGGTTCGGCGTCGGCTCCGGGCTGGCCGCCGCCCGCGAGGCGGGGCTGGCGGACGTACTGGCCGAGATGCACCGCAACTGGCACTTCTTCCGCACGTTCCTGTCGAACGTCGAGATGATGCTGACCAAGACCGACCTGAGCATCGCCCGCCGGTACGTCGAGACGCTGGTGCCGAAGAAGCTGCACCCGATCTTCGAGCAGATCGAGCGGGAGTACGAGCTGACCAAGCGGGAGGTGCTGGCGGTCACCGCCGCACCGGCCCTGCTGGAGAACTCGCCGGTGCTCCAGCGCACCCTGGCCGTCCGCGACACCTACCTGGAGCCGCTGCACCACCTCCAGGTGGCGCTGCTGCGGCAGTACCGGGAGTCGGGCGCCGCCGGACGGGCCGTCGCCACCGCCCCGGGCGGCCGACGCGCGCCGAGCGACGGCACGGCCCTGGAACGCGCCCTGCTGACCACGGTGAACGGCATCGCCGCCGGAATGCGCAACACCGGCTGA